In Benincasa hispida cultivar B227 chromosome 8, ASM972705v1, whole genome shotgun sequence, the sequence CTAGAAGTTCATGGGATGAAAAAGGAAAGCTTGTTAACTTGAAATACTAAGGAGTTTACTTTATGATTTCTCAAATACCTGAGGATGATGGGTAATTAAGGCCATCTTCTAGACCTTAACGACCAAATCATTTAATCAATGCACCTGATTCAAACAAGGAGAAAACATGCTTGTCGTTATTTTATTACAGAAGTATTGAAATATGGCAGTCGACAGAATAACTAAAACATAGCACGACAACATGGACAAACTATCTCTCTGCCTAGTtataaactcaaaattcaaaacaGACATATCCCAGTAATGATATGAAGAAGACAATCAGCTCATATTGAAAAATGAATCACAATCTCCAAAACTACACATTTGGGGGAGGTGAAAGCAATTAACTTAAATAGTTCACAAAGGCAACTACGTATCCCGCATCTAACAAAAGTTCATCAATTATTATTACACAAAACCTTCTTACACTGTCAGATAACAAATCAGAACCACACAAAGGCGAACTGTCGAGTCGGGTGATCAGACACAACATTCAAAGGCAGAAGCTAGGGCTTCCAGCATCCGAATGACTTGTCCTCTATTGTTTCTCCAGAGTCCACACCCCTCGCAGGTCAACTAAATAACTACCTAATTCCTAGCATGCACCAGGGAAAAATTCGCACATTATgctaaaagaaaatataaaaccaGACAGCATAAGACTTGAATATGCTAAAGTTTTAGCTTCCTCATATCAACAACAATTAACTGAACAACCAACAACCAATCCCCAACCCAAGAACAAAACCGAAACGAAAGTGGCAAAGAATTAGCTAATAAGTAATTCGAATAACGAAAGGGCAACATGTAAAACAACAGGTAATTCAAATCCGAAACTAACCTTTGAATTGGAATTCATGCCCCCTTCTAGTCCGGCAGCAGATAGAAAGAGAGGATCAAAACGAGAAGCAAAGTTGTGGAAATTGAAAACGCataggaagagaagaagaggtaGAGGGTTGGGAGAGAATGAAGCTGGAATGAGGGAATTCCTGAACTGTAGACGATAAGGAAGCCACAGAAAAAGAAAGCAGAGGGTAAGGTAGCGTTAATGGCTATTCCGAATGGGAAATTAGCGACCCGTTTAAGAAATTGGGTTGACCGAACTGAGTCCAAATAACTCTAAACCCGGGTTATTCCACCGAGTGAAGGCAAGGGGATTGCCCGTTGGGCCACGATCTATGAAGTTGGGCTTTTCCTTtgcttttccttttttcttttttaataataatttaaagcTTCGGATAGATAAACTATGCTCATGAATGACCACTAAGTCAATAACTGATCTATTCATCTGTTAAAATAAGCCTAATTTAATCGTCGGAGTTCCAAATCACCGTACTTCTTactgtactaaaaaaaataacataattttatatttatgatTTCTATCTGATGCGTATatgtattatttttaataatttgaattttcatattgaagtaaaaaagttataaatttatttgtttttagggaaaatgaaaaattataatttgtcaCTCTACTCCATTATATTTTAGCATCTATATCTTTTATTGTccatttttcattaatatattttcaattaatcttaaatttaattatttaaaattactaATAATTTTAAGGAGAAATtagttcaaataataaaattgctgaaaatatttacaaaatatagcaaaattttagaactataaatgatagacgttgatagacactgatagacttctatcaatatctaacaatgtcattgatagacattgatagaagtcaATCAGTGTCTATTGgcgtctattattgatagtaaaatgtcactatGTATTTGTAATAGACCGCTATAGATATCTATCATtgtgatagatgtctatcaatcTGTTATAAATAGACAGtgataatttgaaaatatttacaacagttttattatttaaaataattatcaaacaaggTGAATATTCAAACATGgaataattattgttttttaaaataaaaaatcaacaagttattaaaaaaaaacccgaTTATAATAagctaattattattttaaaagaattataagcTAATTATTGAGAACATCTAAAagtataaagataaaaatagaaagaaaccTTCTTTAtcagaaaatgaaagaaacctTTACAAAAACGTTATTAAATcccaaaaaaaagaaatacataTCGACATGTGTTCGTCCGATGACCAAAGCCACTCACTCCATGATCACTCGCTGTGGCGCGAGAGTGGGAGAAACGCGGTGGCGGACTAGAGGATTAATGAGATTCCAAAATATTGTCTAGTAAGTTCCATCTCTCTACAGTTTCATATGTTTCCAAATCAAACGATTTCTTTAGAAGTGTGGGATTTTCTGTAAATTTAGTTACGTGCAATTAGTAATTTGATGAAGAAGTATGTGCAGTTACCGTGGTTTGCTTTGATCTCATTAGGATTTCACAAAAAGCGATCCCAAGCCTCAACTAGAGCAGATGCCAAATCGATTTTCCTATAATTAAGTTTGATAGACATTCTTGATTTTTTATCCATCAGATTTCATTTGAACTCATAAGGTTCTGTTAATTGATGAACCCTATTCAGGGCTTTGGCGTAAATAGAATTTAGCGGCTGTTTCTTCCATGACATCCTTGGATCTAATAATTCAGTCATCTGGGCATTATGTTTTAGCTACAATTAAGTTCGTTGATATTTCTCTTCCAAAAAGGAATTTTGATAGAAAAGGTTTCAAGGAAAATGGGTACCTAGGATCTGTGGATCTTAGCGTGCTTACATCTTGATGTTTAACCATGGATCTCAAGTCGCATTCAAAACTTAAGCTGTCACCAACGAGATTCACTAAGCATAAATGGATATTAAACATAACTGTTCTTGTTGTTGTAACATTTGTGATTTCACGCGGTGCAATTTTGGCATATAAATCTCGAGTTTCTAATGCACCAAAAGAGCTTTATTATACTGTGGTCGTGGACTGTGGAAGCACGGGAACACGAATTGATGTATATGAATGGAAATGGGGGGAGAAGAGTGGTAGTGACTTGCCTGTTTTATTGCGTTCTTTTCCTAACAATTCAACTAAAAGTCCGCTTCGAAAGAAATCTTGTAGTTATCACTGTATGCAAACCCAGCCGGGGTTAGATAAATTTGTCGGCAATATTTCAGGAGTAAGGGTTTCTTTGAATCCATTGATTGAGTGGGCAGAACAGGAGATACCGGTTGAAAAACATTCACTTACTcctatttttgttttatctaCTGCTGGACTGAGGAGATTGGCAAATGAGGATGCCAAGCAGGTTTTGGAAGATATCGAGGCTGTTTTAAAGGGGCATTCTTTCATGTATCGAAAAAGTTGGATACGGGTGCTGAGTGGTATAGAAGAAGCTTATTATGGTTGGGTtgctttaaattacaaaatgggGAGCTTTAGAAATAGTTCAAGGTCAGGCACTTTGGGAATTCTTGATTTGGGTGGTTCCTCGTTGCAGGTTGTGATGGAATCAGACCATAAAAGGGAAGAACGGGAAGAAATGCAGTTCATGAGGTCAAAAGTTGGGTCCATTGAGCATCAGGTTTTGGCTTTCTCATGGGAAGCTTTTGGTTTGATTGAGGCATTTGATAGGACTCTTATTCTGCTCAATCAAACACAGGTACTTGGCAAAAGTAATGGGACTACAGTGGAGCTCAGGCATCCTTGTCTTAGTTCAAGTTTTATGCAAAAATATACATGCTACAATTGTTTAAGTCATGACAACTCGGGCCAGGTAAAATTGAGTCATCAAATCAGCAAAACTGGCTTTTCTTTTTACTTGGTCGGGAAACCAAACTGGGAGCAGTGCAAACGAATTGCAAGGGCTGCTGCAATCAATTCCAGCAGTTCAGCTTGGTCAGAGCCTATAGATGCTACAAAATGTCTTGCTAGCCCGTCATCTTCAAATGGTACGTACCACCATGTTTTCTA encodes:
- the LOC120083171 gene encoding probable apyrase 7 isoform X1, with amino-acid sequence MDLKSHSKLKLSPTRFTKHKWILNITVLVVVTFVISRGAILAYKSRVSNAPKELYYTVVVDCGSTGTRIDVYEWKWGEKSGSDLPVLLRSFPNNSTKSPLRKKSCSYHCMQTQPGLDKFVGNISGVRVSLNPLIEWAEQEIPVEKHSLTPIFVLSTAGLRRLANEDAKQVLEDIEAVLKGHSFMYRKSWIRVLSGIEEAYYGWVALNYKMGSFRNSSRSGTLGILDLGGSSLQVVMESDHKREEREEMQFMRSKVGSIEHQVLAFSWEAFGLIEAFDRTLILLNQTQVLGKSNGTTVELRHPCLSSSFMQKYTCYNCLSHDNSGQVKLSHQISKTGFSFYLVGKPNWEQCKRIARAAAINSSSSAWSEPIDATKCLASPSSSNGGNNTVVVIPTTRFHALSGFFAVYQALNLSTRANWTNIWERGLELCSASEADMMRSISANQSSLWQYCFQLPYMASLIEDALCLGDKEVIFGPPDVSWTLGAALIEGEHSWSSSSTTTTTEDNSTLGKIEPVYVFSLLLCLLLVVYYNQIKLPTLSRKASLPSYTLPKHRPN
- the LOC120083171 gene encoding probable apyrase 7 isoform X2, producing the protein MDLKSHSKLKLSPTRFTKHKWILNITVLVVVTFVISRGAILAYKSRVSNAPKELYYTVVVDCGSTGTRIDVYEWKWGEKSGSDLPVLLRSFPNNSTKSPLRKKSCSYHCMQTQPGLDKFVGNISGVRVSLNPLIEWAEQEIPVEKHSLTPIFVLSTAGLRRLANEDAKQVLEDIEAVLKGHSFMYRKSWIRVLSGIEEAYYGWVALNYKMGSFRNSSRSGTLGILDLGGSSLQVVMESDHKREEREEMQFMRSKVGSIEHQVLGKSNGTTVELRHPCLSSSFMQKYTCYNCLSHDNSGQVKLSHQISKTGFSFYLVGKPNWEQCKRIARAAAINSSSSAWSEPIDATKCLASPSSSNGGNNTVVVIPTTRFHALSGFFAVYQALNLSTRANWTNIWERGLELCSASEADMMRSISANQSSLWQYCFQLPYMASLIEDALCLGDKEVIFGPPDVSWTLGAALIEGEHSWSSSSTTTTTEDNSTLGKIEPVYVFSLLLCLLLVVYYNQIKLPTLSRKASLPSYTLPKHRPN